A stretch of DNA from Cellulomonas fengjieae:
CGACGTCACCGACCGCGCCCCGCCGGACCAGCTCGGCCACGTCGCCCGCCGTGAGGTAGCCGGAGTCCACCAGCACGGAGCCCGCGTCGGCGGCCCCCGCGCTGAACAGGTAGGCGTCGGCACCGGCGGCCTCGTCCAGGACGGCGGCGACGGCGCGGTCGGACTCGATGGCCCGCTTGGTCTCCAGCCGCTCGAGGATGGCCGGGCTGGGCAGCAGCGTCGCGTGCCCACCGGCCTTCTGCGCGATGGTGACGGCGGTGGCGGCCGCGGTTCCGGCACGCCGGTTGACGCTGATGCCGCCGTTGATCTGGACGACGTCGACGCCGGAGCCCCAGCCGTCCGCGAGGTGCCGGGAGAGGTCGTCGAGCGTGCGGCCCCAGCTGATCCCGAGCGTGCGGGGGACGGGGCGCAGCGCGGCGAGGTAGTCGGCGGCGGCCTGCGCGGTGCGCGACTGCAGCTCGTCCGCGCCGTCGACGCCCGTGGCGGACACGACGACCGCGTCCGCGAGCCCGCAGGTCTCCCGCAGCCGCCGCTCGAGCGCCAGCCGCCGTGCCCGCGGGTGGACGATCTGGATGCGCACGAAGCCGCTCGCCTTGGCCTGCGCCAGGAGCCGACCGACCTTCCAGCGGGTCAGCGCCAGGATCGAGCCGATCTCGTCCTGAGTCTTGTCCGCCTCGTAGTACAGCTCGGCAGCGCGGATGGACAGCAGCTCGTCCGACTCGATCATCCGGTTCCTCCCGCCTCGTCCCACCGTAGGCACGGCCGCACCCCGTGGCAACAGTCGTAGGTTTACGTGCTCATCTGAGCAGCGCGGGGGCGTTGACTCGACCCGGACGTTCGGCGACAGTGGGGCAGCCTTGCGGCGGAGCCGGGCAGCACGCGAGAGGACGGACCGGATGGGTCGGTGGGGACGCGGCGTCGTCGCCGTCGTCGTCCTGGTCGTCGTCGGCGCCGGGCTCGCCGCGGCCGTGCGGCACCTCCGGCCGGACAAGACCGTGGTGGTGCCCGCCACCTGGGCGCAGTCGTGGGAACGCGGGCACGTGCGCGAAGGGCGGGACGTGGTGCTCGCCTGGGGGGACCTGGCGGGAGCCGACCCGGCGACGGCGCCGCCCGGGCTGCGGTTCGACCCCGCGCGCGCACTCGCCCAGCTGGACGCCCTGTACGCCCTCGACGTGCACGACCTCGGCGTCGTCGACGACCGCGGCGCGATCGCCCGGCACAAGATCGTGGTCGTCGTCGACGGGACGTGGTCGCGCGGCCCGGGATCGGGCCCACGCACCGCCGTCCCCGGCGGCGGGCTCGCCCAACCCGGGCGCGGGGCCACCGGCACGGTGAGCAACGGCGTCGGGCTGCTGCGCGTGGACGTGGCCGCGCTGACCGCCCGCGGGCACGAGTCCGCGACGGCGCCGCCCACGGGTCAGCCGGCACCCGCCGGGGGCTCCGAGTTCGACCCGTCCTGGGACCTCGCCCGCGGCTTCGCGGAGGTCGTCCAGGGGTTCGCCGTCCTCGACACGCCCGGCGGCGGGTTCGCCTCCGACGACGCCGCGACGTACTGGGCGGCGAGCGCCGCCTACCTGGCCACCGTGGCGGCGCCCGGCGGCATCGGGAACCCGGCGGACCTGGTGCGCAGCCCGCAGCTGCACTGGCCGAGCCCGCGCCTCGGGGACGGCAGTTGGTTGCTGCTCCAGTACCTCGCCGAGCGTGACGGCGAGCAGCTGCTCGCGAGCTTGTGGCGCGAGGCCGAGGCCGGCGAGGACCCCCTGAGCGCCTACAAGCGCCTGACCGGCCTCAGCCAGGCGGACCTGAACCGACGGGTCGCCGAGTACGCGCTGCGCACCGTGTCCTGGGACTTCGCCAACGGCAGCGCGATCGCGGACGCGGTCGACAAGCTCGACCCCGTCCTGCTCGCCGACCGCACCACCCCGGTCCAGGCCGTCGACGGCGACCCCGGGCACTACCGGGTGCTCGACGCGTTCGCGCCGTCCGACTACGGCTTCACGATCGTCCGGCTCGCGCCCGACCCCGGGGCGCGCGCCATCCACCTGCGCCTGCGCGGGCACGAGGTCGCCCCTGACGCGGGGCTGAGCTTCGGGTTCGTCGTCCTCCGCGACGGCGTCCCCCGGTACAGCCCCGTGACCGAGAGCCTCGACCAGGAGGTGCAGCTCACGCTGCGGACGGACGAGCAGGTGTACCTGGTCGTCGTCGGGGCCCCCACCGTGCACCACCCGCACGCCTCCGACGAGGGTTTCGGGGAGGTCGCGCGCTACCCGTACGAGTTCCGGGTGTCGGGCGCGAGCGTGCCCGCCGACGGCACGGAGCCGATCCCGTCGGGCGGCCACCGGCACCCGAACGGCGGCGGCTGGGTGGACGACGCGGCGACGGTGGACCCCACCGCGTTCGTCGGTCCCGACGCGGTCGTGCGCGGCGACGCACAGGTGCGGGGCAACGTGCGGATCGAGGGGCGGGCCTGGGTCGAGGCCGGCGCGGTGGCCGAGGGGGACGTGGTCGTGCGGGACGTGGCGCTCCTGCGCTCGTCGGCCCACCTGAGCGGGAGCGTGGTGGTAGGGGGCGACGCGGTCGTCGACTTCCGGTGCACGGCCGGCTCCTACCTGACGTACGACCCGGCGCGGTCGTGCGACGGGCGCGCGGGCGAGCCCGACGCGAACCCGGCGCCGACCCCGATGACGGCCGCCGACCTGGCGCTCAGCGCGGTCCCGGGGCCCACCGGCACGCCGACGCCGGGGCCGACGTCCCCGACGCCCGCTCCGAGCACGGCCCCGACCCCCGCGCCGACGGCCCCGCCCGACGAGCCGGACGTGCCGACGGTGCCGTCCGCACCGCCGACGCAGGGCGGCGTCGAGCCCCCCGAACCGGTGCCGGCGAGCGCGTGCTCCGCGGCGTACACGGTGACCAGCCACTGGAGCTCCGAGGGCCAGAACTGGTTCCAGGCGCAGGTCGTGGTCACCGCCGGCAGCTCGGGGGTCGGGGGGTGGGCGGTCGGCTGGACGCTGCCCGCCGGCGGACAGGTGACCTCGGTGTGGAACGCGCGGCTGGGCACCAGCGGGTCCGCCGTGACGGCGGAGAACATGTCCTACAACGGCAGCCTGCGTCCGGGCGACACCGCGACCTTCGGGTTCCAGGGCACCGCCCCCGGCGAGACCGGGCGGCAGGCGCCTCAGGTGACCTGCACCCGGACGCGCTAGATCCCCAGCGCCCCGCGCACGTCGGCCGCCACGGCGTCCAGGCGGGCGCGGGCGTCGGTCCGGGCGCGCCCCACGGCCTCGTCGTCCGCCGCGGCGTCCAGCGGCACGATGACCTCGAGGTAGCACTTGACCTTCGGCTCGGTGCCGCTGGGTCGCACGATGACGCGCGTCCCGTCCGCCGTGAGCAGCCGCAGGCCCTCGGTCGGCGGCAGGCCGTCGCGGTCGTCCAGGGTCCCGGCGGCGAGGTCGACCACCTCGGTGACGCGGGACCCGCCCAGCGAGGTGGGCGGGCTGCTGCGCAGGCGGTGCACCGTGGCACCGATCTGGTCGAGGTCCGCGAACCGCGCGGAGACCTGGTCGGTCAGGTGCAGGCCGTGCTCGCGGGCCAGGTCGTCGAGGGCGTCGATGACGGTCCGGCCCTCGGCCTTGAGCCGTGCGGCCAGGCCGGCGACGAGCACGGCCGCCGAGATGCCGTCCTTGTCCCGCACGTGTGCCGGGTCCACGCAGTACCCGAGCGCCTCCTCGTACCCGAACACCAGGCCGTCGACCCGGGAGATCCACTTGAAGCCCGTGAGGGTCTGCGCGTAGCCGTAGCCCGCGCGGCCCGCGATCTTGGCGAGCAGCCGCGACGAGACGATCGAGCTCGCGAAGGACGAACCGGCCCGCGGAGGGGTCCGCGCCAGGTCGGCGCCCAGCAGCGAGCCCGTCTCGTCGCCGTGCAGGATGCGCCAGCCCTCCGCCTGCGCGGTGTCCGGCCCACGGTACGACCGGTGCCGCAGGTCCAGGATGCCGACGCCACAGCGGTCGGCGTCGGGGTCGAGCGCGATCACGAGGTCGGCGCGCTCGTCGCTGGCCAGCCCCAGCGCCAGGTCGATCGCACCCGGCTCCTCGGGGTTCGGGAACGCCACGCTCGGGAAGTCGGGGTCGGGATCGGCCTGCTCGGGAACCACCAGGACGTCGGTGAACCCGGCCTCCGCCAGGACGCGCTGGGCCACCTGGCCCCCGACGCCGTGCAGCGGCGTCAGGACGATCCGCAGGCGGGCGGCGGCGGCGCGCGTGGCGTCGTCCGTGGGTGCCAGCGCGACCGCCGAGGCCACGTACGCGTCGAGCACGTCGGGACCCAGGACCGTCCAGCCGTTCGCCGCGCGCGGCACCGAGGCGACCGAGGGCACGTGCGCGATCTCGGCGGCGATCGCCGCGTCGGCGGGCGGCACGATCTGCGCGCCCTGGCCCGCGTCCACGACGACGCGACCGCCGAGGTACACCTTGTAGCCGTTGTCCTGCGGCGGGTTGTGCGAGGCCGTCACCATGATGCCGGCGTCGGCGCCCAGGTGCCGGACCGCGAAGGCGAGCACGGGGGTGGGCAGCGGCGACGGCAGGACCAGCACCTCGATGCCCACAGCCGTCAGGACGGCGGCCGAGTCCCGCGCGAAGTCCGCGGACTTGTACCGGGCGTCGTAGCCGATCACCACGCGCGGGCGCGGCTGCACACCGTCCAGCTCGCCCAGCAGGTAGTCCGCCAGGCCGGACGCGGCCCGGATGACGACCGCGCGGTTCATCCGGTGAGGGCCGCCGCCGAGCCGCCCGCGCAGCCCCGCGGTGCCGAACTGCAGGAGGCCGCTGAACCGGTCCGCCAGGTCGTCCCGGGCCATCGCCCGGTCCTCGAGCGCGAGCCGTTGCGCGGGGGTCGGGTCGACCCCCGGGTCGATCGTCGGGGGTGCAGCACAGGCCAGGTCGAGCAGCTCACGCAGCTCGTCGGCCGTCTGGGGATCGGGGTCGTCATCGATCCACGTCCGTACCCGCGCCTCGAGGCCTGCCCATGCGTCGTCGCCGGTCATGGGCCCAACGTACCGACCCAGACCGGCCGACGCCGCATCGGACCGCTACAGCCGGCGCACGATCTGTGCCAGCAGGGCGCTGATCCGGGGACCGGCGGCGCGCCCCGCCTCGAGGACCTCCTCGTGCGACAGCGGCTCGTCGCTGATGCCCGCCGCGAGGTTGGTCACCAGGGAGATCCCGAGCACCTCGAGACCGGCGTGCCGCGCCGCGATGGCCTCGAGCGCGGTCGACATGCCGACCAGGTCGCCGCCGAGCACGCCGGCCATCCTGACCTCGGCCGGGGTCTCGTAGTGGGGACCGCGGAACTGCACGTACACGCCGTCGTCGAGTTCCGGGTCCACCTCGCGGGCGACCGCGCGCAGCCGCGCGCTGTAGAGGTCGGTCAGGTCGACGAACGTGGCGCCCTCCAGCGGGGACGTCGCGGTGAGGTTGAGGTGGTCGCTGATCAGGACGGGCGTGCCCGGTCCCCACGCGGGGTTCAGCCCTCCGCAGCCGTTGGTCAGCACGACCGTCGTCGCGCCGGCCGCGGCGGCCGTGCGGACGCCGTGCACGACGCGCCGCACGCCCTTGCCCTCGTACAGGTGCGTCCGCGAGCCGAGCACGAGCGCGTGCTTGTCCGTGCCGCCGATGCGGATGGAGCGGATGGTGCCGACGTGCCCGACGACGGCAGGTGCGGCGAACCCGGGCACCTCGGTGCTGGGCAGGACCGCGACCGTCTCGCCCAGGAGCTCGGCAGCACCGGCCCAGCCGGATCCGAGCACGAGCGCGACGTCGTGGCGGGCCACACCCGTGGCCACGGCGATGTGCTCGGCGGCCGCGCCGGCCAGGTCGAACGGGTCGGTCGTGGGGTCGTCGAGGTCGGGGTGCAGGGTCACGTCGCTCATGGGTCCGAGGCTAACGTGGTCCGTCCGTCTCGCCGTCGGCCCCGGGACCGGCAGAATGTCTGCTCGTGAGCACCCCCGAGCAGCCCCCGTCCGTCCGCGTCGTCATCATCGGTGGTGGGCCCGGGGGGTATGAGGCGGCCCTCGTCGGCCGCCGCCTCGGGGCGGATGTCACCGTCGTCGAGGCCGCCGGCATGGGCGGCGCGGCGGTGCTGACGGACGTGGTGCCCTCCAAGACCCTCATCGCCACCGCCGAGTGGATGACGATCGCCGACCGCGCCCCCGAGCTGGGCATCCGGCTCGACGGCACGCCCCTGGCGGGCGCCGTCGGCGGCACGCTCGAGCAGCTGCGCCACCGCATCGACCTGGCCGCGGTCAACACGCGCGTCAAGGCGCTCGCGGGCGCGCAGTCCGCGGACATCCGGGCGCGGCTCGAGCGGGAGGGCGTGCGGATCGTGCTCGGGCACGGCCGGCTCGACGGGCCGTCGCGGGTGGTCGTGACGCGGCAGGACGGCGTCGAGGACCTCACGCTCGAGGCGGACGCGGTGCTGGTGGCCACCGGGGCGACGCCGCGGACGCTGGACTCCGCGCGGCCGGACGGCGAGCGCATCCTCACGTGGACCCAGCTGTACGACCTGAACGCGCTGCCCAGTCGGCTCATCGTCGTGGGCTCGGGCGTGACGGGCGCCGAGTTCGCCGGCGCCTTCACCTCGCTGGGGGCCGACGTGGTGCTGGTCTCCAGCCGCGACCGCGTGCTGCCCGGAGAGGACGCCGACGCGGCCACGCTGCTCGAGGACGTGTTCAAGACCCGCGGCATGACCGTCATGTCGCGGTGCCGCGCCTCGGGTGCCCGCCGCACCGCGGACGGCGTCGAGG
This window harbors:
- a CDS encoding sugar-binding transcriptional regulator, whose protein sequence is MIESDELLSIRAAELYYEADKTQDEIGSILALTRWKVGRLLAQAKASGFVRIQIVHPRARRLALERRLRETCGLADAVVVSATGVDGADELQSRTAQAAADYLAALRPVPRTLGISWGRTLDDLSRHLADGWGSGVDVVQINGGISVNRRAGTAAATAVTIAQKAGGHATLLPSPAILERLETKRAIESDRAVAAVLDEAAGADAYLFSAGAADAGSVLVDSGYLTAGDVAELVRRGAVGDVVGRYIDHRGAVVDPDLDERTVGLPLEHLRSAALSIAVIAGPAKHAVARAVVGSGLCTVLVTDEETAVHLIENHPPVSDSNGQ
- a CDS encoding DUF6055 domain-containing protein, coding for MGRWGRGVVAVVVLVVVGAGLAAAVRHLRPDKTVVVPATWAQSWERGHVREGRDVVLAWGDLAGADPATAPPGLRFDPARALAQLDALYALDVHDLGVVDDRGAIARHKIVVVVDGTWSRGPGSGPRTAVPGGGLAQPGRGATGTVSNGVGLLRVDVAALTARGHESATAPPTGQPAPAGGSEFDPSWDLARGFAEVVQGFAVLDTPGGGFASDDAATYWAASAAYLATVAAPGGIGNPADLVRSPQLHWPSPRLGDGSWLLLQYLAERDGEQLLASLWREAEAGEDPLSAYKRLTGLSQADLNRRVAEYALRTVSWDFANGSAIADAVDKLDPVLLADRTTPVQAVDGDPGHYRVLDAFAPSDYGFTIVRLAPDPGARAIHLRLRGHEVAPDAGLSFGFVVLRDGVPRYSPVTESLDQEVQLTLRTDEQVYLVVVGAPTVHHPHASDEGFGEVARYPYEFRVSGASVPADGTEPIPSGGHRHPNGGGWVDDAATVDPTAFVGPDAVVRGDAQVRGNVRIEGRAWVEAGAVAEGDVVVRDVALLRSSAHLSGSVVVGGDAVVDFRCTAGSYLTYDPARSCDGRAGEPDANPAPTPMTAADLALSAVPGPTGTPTPGPTSPTPAPSTAPTPAPTAPPDEPDVPTVPSAPPTQGGVEPPEPVPASACSAAYTVTSHWSSEGQNWFQAQVVVTAGSSGVGGWAVGWTLPAGGQVTSVWNARLGTSGSAVTAENMSYNGSLRPGDTATFGFQGTAPGETGRQAPQVTCTRTR
- a CDS encoding phospho-sugar mutase; translation: MTGDDAWAGLEARVRTWIDDDPDPQTADELRELLDLACAAPPTIDPGVDPTPAQRLALEDRAMARDDLADRFSGLLQFGTAGLRGRLGGGPHRMNRAVVIRAASGLADYLLGELDGVQPRPRVVIGYDARYKSADFARDSAAVLTAVGIEVLVLPSPLPTPVLAFAVRHLGADAGIMVTASHNPPQDNGYKVYLGGRVVVDAGQGAQIVPPADAAIAAEIAHVPSVASVPRAANGWTVLGPDVLDAYVASAVALAPTDDATRAAAARLRIVLTPLHGVGGQVAQRVLAEAGFTDVLVVPEQADPDPDFPSVAFPNPEEPGAIDLALGLASDERADLVIALDPDADRCGVGILDLRHRSYRGPDTAQAEGWRILHGDETGSLLGADLARTPPRAGSSFASSIVSSRLLAKIAGRAGYGYAQTLTGFKWISRVDGLVFGYEEALGYCVDPAHVRDKDGISAAVLVAGLAARLKAEGRTVIDALDDLAREHGLHLTDQVSARFADLDQIGATVHRLRSSPPTSLGGSRVTEVVDLAAGTLDDRDGLPPTEGLRLLTADGTRVIVRPSGTEPKVKCYLEVIVPLDAAADDEAVGRARTDARARLDAVAADVRGALGI
- a CDS encoding purine-nucleoside phosphorylase; translated protein: MSDVTLHPDLDDPTTDPFDLAGAAAEHIAVATGVARHDVALVLGSGWAGAAELLGETVAVLPSTEVPGFAAPAVVGHVGTIRSIRIGGTDKHALVLGSRTHLYEGKGVRRVVHGVRTAAAAGATTVVLTNGCGGLNPAWGPGTPVLISDHLNLTATSPLEGATFVDLTDLYSARLRAVAREVDPELDDGVYVQFRGPHYETPAEVRMAGVLGGDLVGMSTALEAIAARHAGLEVLGISLVTNLAAGISDEPLSHEEVLEAGRAAGPRISALLAQIVRRL
- a CDS encoding NAD(P)H-quinone dehydrogenase encodes the protein MSTPEQPPSVRVVIIGGGPGGYEAALVGRRLGADVTVVEAAGMGGAAVLTDVVPSKTLIATAEWMTIADRAPELGIRLDGTPLAGAVGGTLEQLRHRIDLAAVNTRVKALAGAQSADIRARLEREGVRIVLGHGRLDGPSRVVVTRQDGVEDLTLEADAVLVATGATPRTLDSARPDGERILTWTQLYDLNALPSRLIVVGSGVTGAEFAGAFTSLGADVVLVSSRDRVLPGEDADAATLLEDVFKTRGMTVMSRCRASGARRTADGVEVTLADGSVIEGSHVLFAVGSVPTTAGLGLEEAGVRLKPSGHVEVDKVSRTNVRGVYAAGDVTGVLPLASVAAMQGRIAMAHALGDAVKPLSLRGVSANIFTSPEIATVGWSEARMQEQGVKYSVSMLPLARNPRAKMLGVRDGFIKVFAHAGTGTVLGAVVVGPRASESIYPLTLAVTHRMTTDQLAETATVYPSMSGTIAEVARILHQRIED